A genomic region of Pseudomonas frederiksbergensis contains the following coding sequences:
- a CDS encoding GreA/GreB family elongation factor, protein MNKQTVHHLILEKLAVDLDIAERAAQTAYETATHEENIAENKYDTLGLEASYLAAGQAKRVEEIRQSLTLCQNLALRPYDDQRGIEVGVLLGLEDEKGREQWLFLAPDAAGLKVDLVGQLITVITPRSPLGKSLLGKFEGDEVEIVVAGTRQQFVVTEVV, encoded by the coding sequence ATGAACAAACAGACCGTCCACCACCTGATTCTGGAAAAGCTTGCGGTCGATCTCGACATCGCCGAGCGCGCCGCGCAAACCGCGTACGAAACCGCGACCCACGAAGAAAACATCGCCGAGAACAAGTACGACACCCTGGGGCTGGAAGCGTCTTATCTCGCTGCCGGACAAGCCAAACGGGTGGAAGAAATCAGGCAGTCACTGACACTGTGCCAGAACCTGGCTCTGCGCCCTTATGACGATCAGCGCGGAATTGAAGTCGGTGTACTGCTGGGTCTGGAAGACGAAAAGGGACGCGAGCAGTGGCTGTTCCTGGCCCCTGACGCGGCCGGATTGAAGGTGGATCTGGTAGGGCAGTTGATTACCGTCATCACCCCACGCTCACCGCTGGGCAAAAGCCTGCTGGGCAAGTTCGAGGGTGACGAGGTGGAGATCGTCGTGGCGGGTACTCGGCAACAGTTTGTTGTCACCGAGGTAGTGTAG
- a CDS encoding PilZ domain-containing protein yields MGRFIPHPDDVPVELTLRKHQCISRQELHTISLGGVACNYHRAWRKGTALEVRMPTLSENVCYLGYVAWCLRRKHGYLVGIAFIDEQTLFKARMGEQVCQIERYCRQQKPQAEQQGVEALALKWLDQHATEYSHETVRQAFAQPALD; encoded by the coding sequence ATGGGGCGTTTTATTCCTCATCCTGACGATGTGCCTGTCGAGTTAACGTTGCGCAAGCATCAGTGCATTTCTCGGCAAGAGCTGCACACTATCAGTCTCGGAGGCGTGGCTTGCAATTACCACCGCGCCTGGCGCAAAGGAACGGCACTGGAAGTGCGAATGCCAACCCTGAGCGAAAATGTCTGTTATCTGGGCTATGTGGCCTGGTGTCTGCGACGAAAGCACGGTTATCTGGTTGGCATCGCCTTCATCGACGAGCAGACCCTGTTTAAAGCGCGGATGGGCGAGCAGGTCTGCCAGATTGAACGTTATTGCCGCCAGCAAAAGCCCCAGGCCGAACAACAAGGTGTCGAGGCGCTGGCCCTGAAATGGCTCGACCAACATGCCACCGAGTACTCCCACGAGACCGTTCGACAGGCTTTCGCGCAGCCAGCGCTGGATTAA
- a CDS encoding universal stress protein — MIRSMLYATDLGLYAPFVMQHALALARTFQADLYVVHAVEPMGLFAESVLQSYLDEQALNEFHSQGLNTVMANIEQRVFDSFREELGEGQQDLALIQSVRVFQGDPSQVILDQAQKLSVDLLILGSHSHGAGGETPLGRTAARVLQLSQVPVYLVPLSQRRRHGDI; from the coding sequence ATGATTCGTTCGATGCTGTACGCCACTGACCTCGGTCTGTACGCACCCTTTGTGATGCAGCATGCATTGGCATTGGCTCGAACATTTCAAGCCGATCTGTATGTGGTACACGCGGTTGAACCCATGGGGCTTTTTGCCGAATCGGTGTTGCAGAGCTATCTCGACGAGCAAGCCTTGAATGAATTTCACAGCCAGGGTTTGAACACGGTGATGGCCAATATCGAGCAGCGGGTATTCGACAGCTTCCGTGAGGAATTGGGGGAGGGGCAGCAGGATCTGGCGCTGATTCAATCGGTCAGAGTGTTTCAGGGCGATCCGTCGCAGGTCATTCTTGATCAGGCACAGAAACTCTCGGTGGATTTGTTGATCCTGGGAAGTCACAGCCATGGGGCCGGCGGAGAAACACCGTTGGGACGGACCGCTGCGCGCGTGCTGCAGTTATCGCAGGTGCCGGTTTACCTGGTGCCATTGTCGCAGCGTCGGCGTCACGGAGATATTTAA
- a CDS encoding thioredoxin family protein encodes MNTDSKCRSLDSVSPSIVVECELTDFDADQRLLAMSGVSLVIFTSVGCSGCRWARQQLPELDLDVDRLCWVDAGNNGGVVERYQVFHLPALFVVRDGEFYGALQSRLARTELNAALGQALSRHPEELP; translated from the coding sequence ATGAACACAGACTCCAAGTGTCGATCACTCGACAGTGTTTCACCCAGTATAGTGGTCGAATGCGAGCTGACTGATTTCGATGCCGACCAGCGGTTATTGGCGATGAGTGGTGTGTCTCTGGTGATTTTCACCAGTGTCGGCTGTTCCGGTTGCCGCTGGGCGCGCCAGCAGTTGCCGGAACTGGACCTTGATGTCGACCGGCTGTGCTGGGTCGACGCAGGGAACAACGGTGGCGTGGTAGAGCGTTATCAGGTCTTTCATTTGCCCGCGCTGTTTGTCGTGCGCGATGGCGAGTTTTATGGGGCGCTACAGTCGCGCCTGGCCCGCACCGAACTGAATGCTGCGCTGGGGCAGGCGCTGAGTCGACATCCAGAGGAGTTGCCATGA
- the cysB gene encoding HTH-type transcriptional regulator CysB: protein MKLQQLRYIWEVAHHDLNVSATAQSLYTSQPGISKQIRLLEDELGVEVFARSGKHLTRVTPAGERIITTAGEILRKVESIKQIAQEFSNEKKGTLSIATTHTQARYALPPVISNFIKQYPDVALHMHQGSPMQIAEMAADGTVDFAIATEALELFGDLVMMPCYRWNRCVVVPHGHPLTKLPKLTLEALAEHPIVTYVFGFTGRSKLDEAFSHRGLTPKVVFTAADADVIKTYVRLGLGVGIVAKMAVDTKLDNDLVVLDASELFESSVTKIGFRRGTFLRGFMCDFIEKFAPHLTREVMAKAIQCHNKQELEELFDGVELPVH from the coding sequence ATGAAGCTTCAACAATTGCGCTACATCTGGGAAGTGGCGCACCACGATCTCAACGTTTCCGCTACTGCCCAAAGCCTGTACACCTCGCAGCCGGGCATCAGCAAGCAGATCCGTCTGCTGGAAGACGAGTTGGGTGTCGAGGTTTTCGCGCGCAGCGGCAAACACCTGACCCGAGTGACCCCGGCCGGTGAGCGAATCATCACCACCGCTGGCGAAATTCTGCGCAAGGTCGAAAGCATCAAGCAGATCGCTCAGGAGTTCTCCAACGAGAAGAAAGGCACCCTGTCGATTGCGACCACCCACACCCAGGCGCGTTATGCGCTGCCGCCGGTGATCAGCAATTTCATCAAGCAATACCCGGACGTTGCCCTGCACATGCACCAGGGCTCGCCGATGCAGATCGCCGAAATGGCCGCTGACGGCACTGTGGATTTTGCCATCGCCACCGAAGCGCTGGAGCTGTTCGGTGACCTGGTGATGATGCCGTGCTACCGCTGGAACCGTTGTGTGGTAGTGCCACATGGTCACCCGCTGACCAAGCTGCCGAAGCTGACCCTCGAGGCCTTGGCTGAACACCCGATCGTGACGTACGTGTTCGGTTTCACGGGTCGCTCGAAACTCGACGAAGCCTTCAGCCATCGTGGCCTGACCCCGAAAGTGGTGTTCACCGCCGCCGACGCTGACGTTATTAAAACCTACGTTCGCTTGGGTCTGGGTGTCGGTATCGTGGCGAAAATGGCGGTCGACACCAAACTCGACAACGACCTGGTGGTGCTCGACGCCAGCGAACTGTTCGAATCCAGTGTGACCAAAATCGGTTTCCGTCGTGGGACGTTCCTGCGTGGCTTCATGTGCGATTTCATCGAGAAATTCGCTCCGCACCTGACTCGCGAAGTCATGGCCAAAGCCATTCAGTGCCACAACAAGCAGGAATTGGAAGAACTGTTCGACGGCGTTGAACTACCGGTTCACTGA
- a CDS encoding 3-deoxy-7-phosphoheptulonate synthase: protein MADLPINDLNVASNETLITPDQLKRDIPLSDAALRTVTKGREVIRNILDGTDHRLFVVIGPCSIHDIKAAHEYAERLKVLAAEVSDTLYLVMRVYFEKPRTTVGWKGLINDPYLDDSFKIQDGLHIGRQLLLDLAEMGLPTATEALDPISPQYLQDLISWSAIGARTTESQTHREMASGLSSAVGFKNGTDGGLTVAINALQSVSSPHRFLGINQEGGVSIVTTKGNAYGHVVLRGGNGKPNYDSVSVALCEQALNKAKIKPNIMVDCSHANSNKDPALQPLVMENVANQILEGNQSIIGLMVESHLNWGCQAIPKDLAELQYGVSITDACIDWSATENTLRSMHAKLKDVLPKRQRT, encoded by the coding sequence ATGGCTGATTTACCGATCAATGACCTAAACGTCGCCTCCAACGAGACGCTGATCACTCCTGACCAGCTCAAGCGTGATATCCCTCTGAGCGATGCTGCCCTGCGCACCGTGACCAAGGGCCGCGAAGTGATTCGCAATATCCTGGATGGCACCGACCACCGCCTGTTCGTCGTTATCGGGCCTTGCTCGATCCACGACATCAAGGCTGCACACGAATATGCCGAGCGCCTCAAGGTACTCGCCGCTGAAGTGTCCGATACCCTGTATCTGGTCATGCGGGTCTATTTCGAGAAGCCACGTACCACCGTCGGCTGGAAAGGCCTGATCAACGACCCGTACCTGGATGACTCATTCAAGATTCAGGACGGCTTGCACATTGGTCGTCAGTTGCTGCTGGACCTGGCCGAGATGGGCCTGCCGACGGCAACCGAAGCCCTTGACCCGATCTCGCCACAGTACCTGCAAGACCTGATCAGCTGGTCGGCGATTGGCGCGCGCACCACCGAATCCCAGACGCACCGTGAAATGGCTTCGGGCCTTTCCTCGGCAGTCGGCTTCAAGAACGGCACCGACGGTGGCCTGACGGTTGCCATCAACGCGCTGCAATCGGTTTCCAGCCCACACCGCTTTCTGGGGATCAATCAGGAAGGTGGCGTGTCGATCGTCACCACCAAGGGCAATGCCTACGGTCACGTAGTTCTGCGCGGCGGTAACGGCAAACCGAACTACGATTCGGTCAGCGTCGCGCTCTGCGAGCAAGCGCTGAACAAGGCGAAGATCAAGCCGAACATCATGGTAGATTGCAGCCACGCCAACTCCAACAAGGACCCGGCGCTGCAACCTCTGGTGATGGAGAACGTGGCCAACCAGATCCTCGAAGGCAACCAATCGATCATCGGTCTGATGGTCGAAAGCCATTTGAACTGGGGTTGCCAGGCGATTCCGAAAGACCTCGCCGAGCTGCAATACGGCGTGTCGATCACCGATGCCTGCATCGATTGGTCAGCCACCGAAAACACCTTGCGCAGCATGCACGCCA
- a CDS encoding putative 2-dehydropantoate 2-reductase: MTDTAVKKPRVGIVGTGAIGGFYGVMLARAGFDVHFLLRSEFSAVAERGLQLHSAPYGALTLNPVQAYSSADDMPLCDWLLVGAKTTSNAKLAPAIIKAAAPGAKVLLLQNGLDVEDCLRDLLPDSLHLLGGLCFICVHRAGPGVIEHQALGAVNVGYHSGPALDDEAARQAIVEQGAGLFRTAGLDSQAMANLQQARWQKLVWNIPYNGLSVLLDASTTPLMADDSSRELIQALMAEVVQGALACGHSMPPGYAEHLFKVTEKMPDYWPSMYHDYQHKRPLELAAIYARPLAAAKVAGCELPKIEALYQALSFVDRRNTCLGE, translated from the coding sequence ATGACGGATACAGCAGTTAAAAAGCCGAGAGTCGGCATTGTCGGCACCGGGGCGATCGGTGGCTTTTACGGCGTGATGCTGGCGCGGGCCGGGTTCGATGTGCACTTTCTGTTGCGCAGCGAGTTTTCAGCGGTCGCCGAGCGCGGCCTGCAACTCCACAGCGCGCCCTATGGCGCGTTGACCTTGAATCCGGTTCAGGCGTATTCGTCGGCCGACGATATGCCGCTGTGCGACTGGTTGCTGGTCGGCGCGAAAACCACCAGTAACGCCAAGCTTGCACCGGCAATCATCAAGGCTGCGGCGCCGGGGGCGAAGGTTCTGCTGCTGCAAAATGGTCTGGATGTCGAAGATTGCCTGCGTGATCTGTTGCCTGACTCACTGCACTTGCTGGGCGGGTTGTGTTTTATCTGTGTGCATCGCGCGGGGCCCGGAGTGATCGAGCATCAGGCGCTCGGTGCAGTGAACGTGGGTTATCACAGTGGGCCGGCGCTCGATGACGAGGCGGCGCGTCAGGCGATTGTCGAGCAAGGGGCGGGGCTGTTTCGTACCGCCGGTCTTGATTCTCAGGCGATGGCCAACCTTCAGCAGGCGCGCTGGCAAAAACTGGTCTGGAATATTCCGTACAACGGTTTATCGGTCTTGCTCGACGCGAGCACGACGCCGCTGATGGCCGATGACAGCAGTCGCGAACTGATTCAGGCATTGATGGCGGAAGTGGTGCAAGGCGCACTGGCGTGTGGCCACAGCATGCCGCCGGGGTATGCCGAGCATCTGTTCAAGGTCACCGAAAAAATGCCCGACTACTGGCCGAGCATGTACCACGACTACCAGCATAAACGGCCGCTGGAACTGGCAGCGATTTACGCCAGGCCATTGGCAGCAGCCAAGGTCGCCGGTTGTGAGTTGCCGAAAATCGAGGCCTTGTATCAAGCCCTGAGTTTTGTCGATCGGCGTAACACCTGTCTGGGGGAGTGA
- a CDS encoding 5'-nucleotidase, producing the protein MAKGIGDKLVLAISSRALFDLSDSHKVYLASGVEAYRQYQIEHEEEILEPGDAFPLVQKLLNLNTRLGRARVEVVLVSRNSADTGLRVFNSIHHYGLAISRAAFVGGRSPYPYLKAFGCDLFLSTHADDVRSALDAGFAAATILSGGASRAASEELRIAFDGDAVLFSDESERVYQSDGLEAFQASEREAAREPLRGGPFKGFLAALNLLQREFPDDSCPIRTALVTARSAPAHERVIRTLREWDIRLDESLFLGGLAKSAFLEAFAADVFFDDQAGHCELAREVVATGHVPHGISNELKV; encoded by the coding sequence ATGGCAAAAGGGATAGGCGACAAACTGGTGCTGGCGATTTCTTCGCGGGCGCTGTTCGACCTGAGCGACAGTCACAAGGTGTATCTGGCGAGCGGCGTCGAGGCTTATCGGCAATATCAGATCGAGCACGAAGAGGAAATCCTCGAGCCGGGTGATGCGTTCCCTCTGGTGCAAAAACTGTTGAACCTCAATACCCGCCTCGGCCGGGCGCGGGTCGAGGTGGTGCTGGTGTCGCGTAATAGCGCGGACACCGGCTTGCGCGTCTTCAACTCGATTCACCATTACGGTCTGGCGATTTCCCGCGCGGCGTTTGTCGGCGGGCGCAGTCCGTATCCGTACCTGAAGGCCTTCGGCTGCGATCTGTTTCTCTCCACTCACGCCGATGATGTGCGCAGTGCGCTCGACGCCGGTTTTGCCGCGGCGACGATTCTGTCGGGGGGCGCGAGCCGTGCCGCCAGCGAAGAGTTGCGCATTGCCTTCGATGGTGACGCCGTGCTGTTTTCCGATGAGTCGGAGCGGGTGTATCAGTCGGACGGTCTCGAAGCCTTTCAGGCCAGCGAACGTGAAGCCGCGCGCGAGCCGTTGCGCGGTGGTCCTTTCAAGGGCTTTCTGGCAGCGCTCAATTTGTTGCAGCGCGAGTTTCCTGATGACAGTTGCCCGATCCGCACAGCACTGGTGACCGCGCGTTCGGCGCCGGCTCACGAGCGGGTCATTCGTACCTTGCGCGAGTGGGATATTCGACTCGACGAATCGCTGTTTCTCGGCGGGTTGGCCAAGTCTGCATTTCTCGAAGCCTTCGCCGCCGACGTGTTTTTCGACGACCAGGCGGGCCACTGCGAGTTGGCCCGTGAGGTGGTCGCCACCGGTCACGTCCCTCATGGCATCAGCAATGAGCTGAAGGTTTAA